In Pleurocapsa sp. PCC 7319, the following are encoded in one genomic region:
- a CDS encoding 5-(carboxyamino)imidazole ribonucleotide synthase: protein MKGKRVGVIGGGQLAWMMGSAAPSLNIKLLVQTPSQDDPAVSRASGLVQAAIDDAEATAKLATFCDVITFENEFIDLEALQKLVQQGVCFRPSLDTLAPLLDKYHQRSYLKDIGVPVPKFNLGSSSEDITSNFGFPVVLKARRHGYDGQGTFIIKDAQALNILAQHVPIPELLVEEFIPFERELGIIAARNASGEIALYPVTETYQQNQVCHWTITPADIDDQIATKVKAIARTILEQLQVVGVLGIEFFLTADRRVLVNEIAPRTHNSGHYTLDGCHTSQFAMQLRAVTDLPLGDTNLKSGGALMVNLLGFEESASDYLEKRDRILEIPHSFVHWYGKSSRPGRKLGHATVLLDAEQMAQAPSIIKKIESIWYK, encoded by the coding sequence ATGAAAGGGAAACGAGTTGGGGTGATCGGTGGCGGACAATTGGCTTGGATGATGGGGAGCGCAGCACCTAGTTTGAACATAAAGTTGTTGGTGCAGACTCCCAGCCAAGATGATCCAGCCGTTAGCCGAGCAAGTGGATTAGTTCAGGCCGCCATTGATGATGCTGAGGCTACGGCAAAATTAGCAACTTTTTGCGATGTCATTACCTTTGAAAACGAATTCATCGACCTCGAAGCCTTACAAAAACTAGTTCAACAAGGAGTATGTTTTCGACCAAGTTTAGATACCCTAGCTCCTCTTTTAGATAAATACCATCAGAGAAGTTACCTCAAAGATATTGGTGTTCCCGTTCCCAAATTTAATTTGGGTTCATCTTCCGAGGATATTACCTCAAATTTTGGATTTCCTGTAGTTTTAAAAGCTCGTCGTCATGGCTACGATGGACAAGGAACTTTTATTATTAAAGATGCTCAGGCTTTAAATATCTTGGCTCAGCACGTTCCCATTCCTGAGTTATTAGTCGAAGAATTTATTCCTTTTGAAAGGGAATTAGGCATTATTGCGGCCCGAAATGCATCAGGAGAAATTGCCCTTTATCCTGTTACCGAAACCTATCAGCAAAATCAAGTCTGTCACTGGACAATTACCCCAGCAGATATTGATGACCAGATAGCTACTAAAGTTAAAGCGATCGCCCGCACTATTTTAGAACAGCTCCAGGTGGTTGGAGTATTAGGGATTGAATTTTTTCTCACTGCCGATCGCCGAGTTTTGGTTAACGAAATTGCTCCCCGTACCCACAACTCAGGACATTACACCCTCGATGGTTGTCATACTTCTCAGTTTGCTATGCAGCTAAGAGCTGTTACCGATTTGCCTTTAGGAGATACTAATTTAAAATCTGGGGGAGCATTGATGGTTAACTTATTGGGCTTTGAAGAATCGGCATCTGATTATCTAGAAAAACGCGATCGCATTTTAGAAATTCCCCATAGCTTTGTTCACTGGTACGGTAAATCATCTCGCCCGGGCAGAAAATTAGGTCATGCTACCGTCCTTCTCGACGCAGAACAAATGGCTCAAGCTCCATCAATTATCAAAAAAATTGAGTCAATTTGGTACAAATAA
- the psbA gene encoding photosystem II q(b) protein, translating to MTTTIRTDDKYNSWEKFCRWVTNTNNRIYVGWFGVLMIPCLLSATICFIIAFIAAPAVDIDGIREPVAGSLLYGNNIISGAVVPSSNAIGLHFYPIWEAASLDEWLYNGGPYQLIIFHFLIGIFCWMGRQWELSFRLGMRPWICVAYSAPVSAATAVFLIYPLGQGSFSDGMPLGISGTFNFMLVFQAEHNILMHPFHMLGVAGVFGGSLFSAMHGSLVTSSLVRETTEVESQNYGYKFGQEEETYNIVAAHGYFGRLIFQYASFNNSRSLHFFLGAWPVIGIWFTAMGISTMAFNLNGFNFNQSIMDSQGRVVNTWADVLNRANLGFEVMHERNAHNFPLDLASGEAAPVAISAPAING from the coding sequence ATGACAACAACTATCCGTACAGACGATAAATATAACTCCTGGGAGAAATTTTGTCGCTGGGTTACTAACACAAACAACCGTATTTATGTCGGTTGGTTTGGTGTTTTAATGATCCCTTGTCTCCTTTCAGCTACCATCTGTTTCATAATCGCGTTTATCGCGGCTCCTGCAGTTGATATTGACGGTATTCGTGAGCCTGTTGCTGGTTCACTGCTCTACGGAAATAATATTATTTCTGGTGCAGTTGTTCCTTCCAGTAATGCTATTGGTCTACATTTTTATCCAATTTGGGAAGCAGCTTCTTTAGATGAGTGGCTCTATAACGGTGGTCCTTATCAGCTAATCATATTCCACTTCCTCATCGGTATTTTTTGCTGGATGGGTCGTCAGTGGGAACTTAGCTTCCGTTTAGGGATGCGTCCCTGGATCTGTGTTGCATATAGTGCACCTGTATCCGCAGCCACAGCAGTATTCTTAATCTATCCTCTAGGACAAGGTTCCTTCTCTGATGGAATGCCTTTAGGAATCAGCGGAACATTCAACTTCATGTTGGTCTTCCAAGCAGAACACAACATCTTAATGCACCCCTTCCACATGTTAGGTGTAGCTGGTGTCTTCGGTGGTTCTCTGTTCTCCGCAATGCACGGTTCTTTGGTAACTTCTTCCTTAGTACGTGAAACTACTGAAGTAGAATCACAAAACTACGGTTACAAATTCGGTCAAGAAGAAGAGACTTACAACATCGTGGCAGCACACGGCTACTTCGGTCGTCTCATCTTCCAATATGCTTCTTTCAACAACTCTCGTTCCTTGCACTTCTTCTTAGGTGCATGGCCCGTAATCGGAATCTGGTTTACTGCAATGGGTATTAGCACCATGGCATTCAACCTCAACGGATTCAACTTCAACCAATCGATTATGGATTCTCAAGGACGTGTAGTTAACACTTGGGCTGATGTCCTCAACCGTGCTAACCTCGGTTTTGAAGTAATGCACGAACGTAACGCCCATAATTTCCCCTTAGATTTAGCTAGTGGCGAAGCTGCACCAGTAGCAATAAGCGCACCCGCTATCAACGGTTAA
- a CDS encoding RNA-guided endonuclease TnpB family protein, with the protein MRNVVKVRLYPTLEQKLSLAKAFGSCRFIWNYCLAENNRIYKETGKGISAIAMKKWIPQLKKKEDTEWLKETYSQCLQSSVINLGIAFKNFFEKRGGYPRFKSRYGKQSLQYPQNVKVIDTGLYFPKMGKVKANLHRLFDGELKTVTISKTKTNKYYASLLFDDGLPEVNPSSNGKVLGIDLGISSYCITSDGSKYDNPRHFKKHEANLKRKQRKLSRKQKGSNSRNKARRLVARAHEKIGNARQDFWHKLSRKLVDKSQVIVCEDLNIKGLVRNHKLAKAINDCGWGMFLNFLEYKCQKEGKVFLQIDRFFPSSKTCNHCLNVVDSLPLDIRTWDCPSCHAQGIDRDVNAARNCRDEGIRILSCGTRDTANGGNVRQRRGRKSTVLDAVAHGANPAARVE; encoded by the coding sequence ATGAGAAACGTAGTGAAAGTCAGACTGTATCCAACCCTAGAGCAAAAACTCTCATTGGCAAAAGCTTTTGGAAGTTGTAGGTTTATTTGGAATTATTGTCTTGCTGAAAATAACCGTATCTATAAAGAAACGGGGAAAGGTATATCTGCTATTGCTATGAAAAAATGGATACCTCAACTGAAGAAAAAAGAGGATACGGAATGGTTAAAAGAAACCTATTCTCAATGTCTTCAGTCTTCAGTAATTAATCTTGGTATTGCTTTTAAAAATTTCTTTGAGAAACGAGGTGGTTATCCTCGTTTCAAAAGCAGGTATGGGAAGCAATCACTACAATATCCACAAAATGTCAAGGTAATAGATACTGGTCTTTATTTTCCTAAGATGGGAAAGGTTAAGGCTAATTTACATCGTTTGTTTGACGGTGAACTTAAGACAGTAACTATAAGCAAAACCAAGACTAATAAATACTATGCTTCTTTATTGTTTGACGATGGCTTGCCCGAAGTTAACCCAAGTAGTAATGGCAAAGTGCTAGGTATCGATCTTGGTATCTCTAGCTACTGTATTACTAGCGATGGAAGCAAATACGATAATCCACGACATTTCAAAAAGCACGAAGCTAACTTAAAACGAAAACAACGTAAGTTATCTCGCAAACAAAAAGGCTCAAATTCTAGAAATAAAGCTAGAAGACTAGTAGCCAGAGCGCACGAAAAGATAGGTAATGCGCGTCAAGATTTTTGGCACAAACTGTCTCGTAAATTGGTAGACAAAAGCCAAGTTATCGTTTGCGAAGACTTAAATATTAAAGGACTTGTCCGTAACCACAAACTAGCTAAAGCTATAAATGATTGTGGTTGGGGAATGTTCCTTAATTTTCTTGAATACAAGTGCCAGAAAGAGGGTAAAGTTTTTCTTCAAATAGATAGATTTTTTCCTAGCTCAAAAACTTGTAATCATTGCCTGAATGTAGTTGATAGTTTGCCTCTTGATATCCGTACTTGGGATTGCCCCAGTTGTCATGCCCAAGGCATAGATAGAGATGTTAATGCAGCTAGAAATTGCAGAGATGAAGGTATAAGAATATTGTCTTGTGGAACGCGAGACACTGCCAATGGAGGCAATGTAAGACAACGCAGAGGGCGTAAGTCAACTGTTCTTGATGCAGTAGCTCATGGGGCAAACCCCGCCGCGAGAGTGGAATAA
- a CDS encoding NAD(P)H-quinone oxidoreductase subunit 4 encodes MVAQFPWLTAIISLPFLAALAIPLIPDTKGKTVRWYALIVGIADLILISFAFWNHYDPSSAQFQLTENYSWIPQLGIGWTISVDGISAPLVLLAGFVTTLAMFSAWQLDRKPRLFYFLMLVLYSAQIGVFVAQDVLLFFIMWELELVPVYLLVSIWGGSKRRYAATKFLLYTAASSVFILVAGLGMVFYGDNHTFDIAALALKDFPLALELPLYAGLLIAFGVKLAIFPLHTWLPDAHGEASAPVSMILAGVLLKMGGYGLIRFNMELLTDAHIYFAPLLATLGVINIIYGGFTSFGQTNMKRRLAYSSVSHMGFVLLGIASFTDIGTSGAMLQMLSHGLIASVLFFLTGVTYDRTHTLFMDRMDGVAQVMPKVFALFTAGAMASLALPGMSGFASEISVFVGITTNDVYNPTFSTVLIFLAAVGIIMTPIYLLSMLRLVFFSSNEALACDIDRAKLKLPTNDAAVCFGNNCALPGEAPFEDANPREIFIAACFLTLILGIGIYPKLATQIYDVKTVAINTEVVQSQAVIAQQKQVAIAQMLTNEEMQ; translated from the coding sequence ATGGTAGCTCAATTTCCCTGGCTTACCGCGATCATCTCCTTACCTTTTCTAGCTGCGTTAGCAATTCCTCTTATCCCCGACACAAAAGGTAAGACCGTCCGTTGGTATGCCCTAATTGTTGGTATTGCAGATTTAATCTTAATCAGTTTTGCGTTTTGGAATCATTACGATCCCAGTAGTGCTCAGTTTCAGTTAACCGAAAATTATTCCTGGATTCCTCAATTAGGAATTGGTTGGACAATTTCGGTAGACGGCATATCTGCCCCTTTAGTCTTGCTTGCAGGATTTGTCACCACCCTAGCCATGTTCTCCGCATGGCAATTAGACAGAAAACCCCGTCTATTTTACTTTTTGATGTTGGTGCTATATTCAGCCCAAATAGGGGTTTTTGTTGCTCAAGATGTATTGTTGTTCTTCATCATGTGGGAGCTAGAGCTAGTTCCTGTCTACTTACTAGTTTCGATTTGGGGTGGCTCAAAACGTCGTTATGCAGCTACCAAATTTTTACTCTATACGGCAGCTTCATCCGTATTCATCCTGGTAGCGGGATTGGGCATGGTCTTCTACGGTGACAATCATACTTTTGATATTGCTGCGCTGGCATTAAAAGATTTTCCTCTGGCTCTAGAGCTTCCTCTGTATGCAGGACTATTAATTGCTTTTGGTGTTAAACTGGCAATTTTTCCTTTACATACATGGTTGCCCGATGCTCATGGAGAAGCCTCTGCTCCTGTATCTATGATTTTGGCAGGTGTTCTCCTCAAAATGGGTGGTTATGGTTTAATTCGTTTCAATATGGAACTACTAACCGATGCCCATATTTATTTTGCTCCTTTATTAGCAACCTTAGGGGTAATTAATATCATCTATGGTGGCTTTACCTCCTTCGGTCAAACCAATATGAAACGCCGTCTGGCTTATTCTTCCGTTTCTCATATGGGTTTCGTTCTGTTAGGGATTGCTTCCTTTACAGATATTGGTACTAGTGGCGCAATGCTTCAGATGCTATCTCACGGTTTGATTGCTTCAGTACTATTCTTCTTAACCGGGGTTACTTACGATCGCACCCATACCCTATTTATGGATAGAATGGATGGTGTTGCTCAAGTGATGCCCAAAGTTTTCGCTCTCTTCACCGCAGGCGCAATGGCTTCCTTAGCTCTTCCAGGAATGAGTGGTTTTGCTAGTGAAATTTCTGTATTCGTAGGAATAACAACTAACGATGTCTATAATCCTACTTTCTCTACGGTACTTATATTTCTCGCAGCAGTAGGAATTATCATGACTCCTATCTACCTTCTGTCTATGCTGAGACTAGTGTTTTTCAGTTCCAACGAAGCATTAGCTTGTGATATTGATCGAGCCAAATTGAAACTACCTACTAACGATGCCGCAGTTTGTTTTGGTAATAACTGTGCTCTACCTGGTGAAGCTCCTTTTGAGGATGCGAACCCCAGAGAAATTTTTATTGCCGCCTGTTTCTTAACTTTAATCTTAGGTATCGGGATCTATCCTAAACTTGCTACTCAAATATATGACGTTAAGACAGTGGCAATTAATACTGAGGTTGTTCAGTCTCAAGCGGTAATTGCTCAACAGAAGCAGGTAGCTATCGCTCAAATGTTGACTAATGAAGAAATGCAATAG
- a CDS encoding DUF3067 family protein, whose protein sequence is MTGEQLHQILLEKWGCSYDVQLRKVKGKIYVQVMWKYLEQASFPLSPQQYAENLNAIANYVNGWGGVGQLQSFIAKTRERPRLGKAVSIQLDLGERSSEWILDDA, encoded by the coding sequence ATGACAGGCGAACAATTACACCAAATTTTATTGGAGAAGTGGGGCTGTTCTTACGATGTACAACTGAGAAAAGTCAAAGGCAAGATTTATGTTCAGGTGATGTGGAAATATCTGGAACAAGCTTCTTTTCCTCTATCTCCCCAACAATATGCGGAAAACTTAAACGCGATCGCCAACTATGTAAATGGTTGGGGTGGAGTAGGACAACTACAATCTTTTATTGCCAAAACCCGTGAACGTCCCCGACTGGGAAAAGCCGTGAGTATTCAATTAGATTTAGGGGAACGAAGTTCCGAATGGATTCTCGATGATGCTTGA
- a CDS encoding pseudouridine synthase has protein sequence MKYILFYKPYGVLCQFTDGGSDIKRPTLKDYISVPRVYPVGRLDLDSEGLLLLTDNGQLQHRLANPKFAHPRTYFVQVERIPDEKALTKLRNGITIKNYRTRKAKVYLLPEEPQLPPRIPPIRDRRTIPTCWLAITLYEGRNRQVRRMTAAVGFPTLRLVRVSLGSNSQQINLTGLQPGQWRKLTDQEIKMLINFR, from the coding sequence ATGAAATATATTCTGTTTTATAAACCCTATGGAGTCTTGTGTCAGTTTACTGATGGTGGTAGCGATATTAAACGTCCTACCCTAAAAGATTATATTTCTGTTCCGAGAGTATACCCCGTTGGCAGATTAGATTTAGACAGCGAGGGGCTATTACTATTAACTGATAATGGGCAATTGCAGCATCGATTAGCTAACCCTAAGTTTGCTCATCCCCGTACATATTTTGTTCAAGTAGAGCGTATCCCAGACGAAAAAGCATTAACCAAGCTACGAAACGGAATTACAATTAAAAACTACCGTACTCGAAAAGCAAAAGTATACCTCTTACCAGAGGAGCCTCAATTACCTCCCCGTATTCCCCCTATTCGCGATCGCCGAACTATTCCTACCTGCTGGTTAGCGATTACTCTTTACGAAGGACGCAACCGTCAAGTAAGACGAATGACTGCGGCAGTTGGCTTCCCTACTCTTAGGCTAGTAAGAGTTTCTCTAGGTTCTAATTCCCAACAAATAAATTTAACAGGTTTACAACCTGGTCAATGGCGTAAATTAACTGATCAAGAAATTAAAATGTTAATTAATTTCAGATAA
- the petA gene encoding cytochrome f — MRTLKPLAIVRFAKEIIAKSAVVAIATVAIFFASDLVISQSAAAYPFWAQQTAPETPREATGRIVCANCHLASKEAEVEIPQAVLPDSVFEAVVKIPYDLDSQQVLADGSKGGLNVGAVLMLPEGFKIAPDDRIPEEMKEKTSGVYFQEYKEGDDNVVIVGPLPGDQHQEITFPVLSPNPKTDKNIRFGKYAVHLGANRGRGQVYPTGEPSNNNQIKASAAGTIAAITPQDGGGYEVTINTADGTATDAIPAGPEPIVTEGQEIAAGEALTNNPNVGGFGQMDTEVVLQSPARIAGLMAFAGGIMICQILLVVKKKQVETVQAAEMNF; from the coding sequence ATGAGAACACTAAAACCATTGGCAATAGTAAGATTTGCCAAGGAAATAATTGCTAAATCTGCCGTTGTGGCGATCGCTACCGTTGCTATTTTCTTCGCTAGCGATCTTGTTATATCCCAATCTGCAGCAGCATATCCTTTCTGGGCGCAACAAACTGCTCCAGAAACTCCTAGAGAGGCTACAGGTAGAATTGTTTGTGCCAACTGTCATCTAGCATCAAAAGAAGCAGAAGTAGAAATTCCCCAAGCAGTATTGCCAGACTCTGTATTTGAAGCTGTAGTGAAAATACCCTACGATTTAGACAGTCAACAGGTATTAGCAGACGGCTCTAAAGGTGGCTTAAATGTTGGTGCGGTGTTGATGTTGCCTGAAGGATTCAAAATCGCTCCTGATGACCGTATTCCTGAAGAAATGAAGGAGAAAACTAGCGGTGTTTACTTCCAAGAATATAAAGAAGGTGATGATAACGTAGTTATCGTTGGTCCGTTACCTGGCGATCAACATCAAGAAATTACTTTTCCTGTGCTTTCTCCTAATCCTAAGACTGACAAAAATATCCGTTTTGGTAAGTATGCAGTTCACTTAGGTGCTAACCGCGGACGCGGACAGGTATATCCTACTGGTGAGCCTAGCAACAATAATCAAATCAAAGCTTCGGCAGCGGGAACAATTGCAGCTATCACTCCTCAAGATGGTGGTGGTTACGAAGTAACGATCAATACTGCAGATGGAACAGCAACCGATGCTATCCCAGCTGGACCTGAACCAATCGTTACCGAAGGACAAGAAATTGCTGCTGGTGAAGCTTTAACTAATAATCCTAACGTTGGTGGTTTCGGTCAAATGGATACTGAAGTTGTACTACAAAGTCCAGCTCGTATTGCTGGTTTGATGGCTTTTGCTGGCGGTATTATGATTTGCCAAATTTTACTTGTAGTTAAGAAGAAACAAGTAGAAACCGTTCAAGCAGCAGAAATGAATTTCTAA
- the pds gene encoding 15-cis-phytoene desaturase, with amino-acid sequence MRVAIAGAGLAGLACAKYLVDAGHQPIVLERRDVLGGLVAAWKDEDGDWYETGLHVFFGAYPNMIQLFKELGIEDRLQWKQHALIFNQPEKPGTYSRFNVPDIPAPFNVIISILRNNDMLTWTQKFKFALGLLPAIIRGQQYVENMDKYDLLAWLEQQGIDDRVNSDIFIAASKALTFINPEDVSATIPLTAINRFLKERYGSKVAFLDGSPTERLCQPMVDYITQRGGEVRLNAPLKEIMTAEDGTVTGFLLRGLNGAADEVLAADAYVSAMSVDALKLMLPTSWKEQTFFKQMAKLEGVEVINLHLWFDRKITEIDHLLFSRSPLLSVYADMSNTCREYANPDQSMLELVLAPAKDWINKSDEEIIAATMAELKKLFPHHFDSDDQAKLLKSKVVKTPRSVYRAVAGTQSCKPTQKTPINNFYLAGSYTKQEYLGSMEGAVLSGKLAAKAINQDYPATKQVDKETAAVAI; translated from the coding sequence ATGCGAGTTGCGATCGCCGGAGCAGGATTAGCAGGATTAGCCTGTGCTAAATATTTAGTTGATGCAGGACATCAGCCGATTGTTCTAGAACGAAGAGATGTTCTTGGTGGCTTGGTGGCTGCTTGGAAAGATGAGGATGGAGACTGGTACGAAACAGGTCTACACGTCTTTTTTGGGGCATATCCCAATATGATTCAATTATTTAAAGAGTTAGGAATTGAAGACAGACTACAGTGGAAGCAACACGCTTTAATTTTCAATCAACCAGAGAAGCCAGGGACATACTCTCGTTTCAATGTTCCCGATATTCCCGCTCCCTTTAACGTTATTATTTCCATTTTACGCAACAATGACATGTTGACTTGGACACAGAAATTCAAGTTTGCTCTGGGGTTGTTACCTGCCATTATCCGGGGACAACAGTATGTCGAAAATATGGATAAGTATGATTTATTAGCTTGGTTAGAACAGCAGGGAATTGACGACCGAGTCAATAGTGATATCTTTATTGCGGCTTCAAAAGCGCTGACTTTTATCAATCCTGAAGATGTTTCTGCAACTATTCCCCTAACAGCCATCAATCGCTTCCTTAAAGAGCGTTATGGTTCCAAGGTGGCTTTTCTGGATGGTTCACCTACCGAAAGACTTTGTCAGCCGATGGTTGATTACATCACCCAAAGGGGTGGCGAAGTACGCCTCAATGCACCTCTAAAAGAAATTATGACCGCAGAAGATGGTACAGTAACTGGATTTTTACTCAGAGGTCTAAACGGTGCGGCAGATGAAGTCTTAGCTGCTGATGCCTATGTTTCAGCTATGTCTGTTGATGCTTTAAAACTAATGCTGCCCACATCTTGGAAAGAGCAAACTTTCTTTAAACAGATGGCTAAATTAGAGGGAGTAGAAGTAATCAACCTCCATCTCTGGTTTGATCGCAAAATTACCGAAATTGATCATTTACTATTTTCGCGATCGCCTTTACTCAGTGTCTATGCTGACATGAGCAATACTTGTCGAGAATATGCTAATCCCGATCAGTCAATGTTGGAACTAGTTCTAGCCCCTGCTAAAGACTGGATCAACAAGTCTGACGAAGAGATAATTGCCGCTACGATGGCGGAGCTAAAAAAATTATTTCCTCATCATTTTGATAGTGATGATCAAGCCAAGTTGCTTAAATCGAAAGTAGTTAAAACACCCCGTTCTGTCTATCGTGCTGTAGCGGGAACCCAATCCTGTAAACCTACTCAAAAAACCCCTATTAATAATTTTTATCTGGCGGGAAGCTATACCAAGCAAGAGTACTTGGGGAGTATGGAAGGTGCGGTGCTTTCTGGTAAACTAGCAGCCAAAGCGATCAACCAAGACTATCCAGCCACCAAACAAGTTGACAAAGAAACCGCTGCCGTCGCAATTTGA
- the petC gene encoding cytochrome b6-f complex iron-sulfur subunit, with product MAQISGSSDVPDMGRRQFMNLLTFGSITGVALGALYPVVKYFIPPSSGGAGGGVTAKDALGNDIVVSEFIASHQAGDRTLAQGLKGDPTYVVIEGDSTLRNYGINAVCTHLGCVVPWNASENKFMCPCHGSQYDETGKVVRGPAPLSLALVHAEETDDKLVFSQWTETDFRTGKKPYWA from the coding sequence ATGGCTCAAATTTCTGGCTCCTCTGATGTCCCCGATATGGGGCGCAGACAATTTATGAATTTGCTTACCTTTGGCTCAATCACAGGAGTAGCCTTAGGGGCTTTATATCCAGTAGTAAAATATTTTATTCCCCCTTCCAGTGGTGGTGCTGGTGGTGGGGTAACTGCTAAAGACGCTTTGGGTAACGATATCGTTGTCAGCGAATTCATTGCATCTCACCAGGCAGGCGATCGCACTTTGGCTCAAGGTCTAAAAGGTGATCCCACTTATGTCGTCATTGAAGGGGATTCAACTCTGCGTAACTACGGTATCAATGCTGTATGTACTCACTTGGGTTGCGTAGTTCCCTGGAACGCTAGTGAAAATAAATTCATGTGTCCTTGTCATGGTTCTCAGTATGATGAGACGGGCAAAGTAGTTAGAGGACCAGCACCTTTGTCCTTGGCACTAGTTCACGCTGAAGAGACTGACGACAAACTAGTCTTTAGTCAGTGGACAGAAACTGATTTTCGTACCGGTAAGAAACCTTACTGGGCATAA
- the crtB gene encoding 15-cis-phytoene synthase CrtB, producing MLQLPKSKTKKKLVSVDEAYELCRQITAEYAKTFYLGTLLMPKEKSKAIWAIYAWCRLTDELVDGAKAIYTTEETLVKWEQQLESVFAGYPIDDTDVALVDTIQRYPMGIKPFRDMIAGQQMDLERNRYQTFEELKLYCYRVAGTVGLMSNAVLGIGTDSNGVPWQKDKPIYVPTEEAIALGIAMQLTNILRDVGEDLQRDRIYLPLDDLHAFDYTEADLLARVIDDRWKAVMKFQIKRAREYYKQAEAGIRYLIPDSRLPVWASLMLYQGILNEIEANNYDVFNKRAYVAKHKKTLSLPIAWLRAQVL from the coding sequence ATGTTGCAATTACCAAAATCAAAAACGAAAAAAAAATTAGTCTCGGTAGACGAGGCATACGAACTCTGTCGTCAAATTACGGCAGAATACGCTAAAACTTTTTATCTGGGCACTTTGTTAATGCCCAAAGAGAAAAGTAAGGCTATTTGGGCAATCTATGCTTGGTGTCGCCTCACAGACGAACTGGTAGACGGTGCCAAAGCTATATATACGACTGAAGAAACCTTGGTGAAATGGGAACAACAGCTAGAATCTGTATTTGCTGGATACCCAATAGATGATACGGATGTTGCTCTGGTAGACACTATACAACGCTATCCCATGGGAATTAAACCCTTTAGGGACATGATTGCTGGACAGCAAATGGATCTGGAGCGTAATCGCTATCAAACTTTTGAAGAATTAAAACTCTATTGTTACCGCGTTGCTGGTACAGTAGGCTTAATGTCCAATGCGGTCTTAGGCATTGGAACAGACTCTAATGGTGTACCTTGGCAAAAAGATAAGCCAATTTATGTACCGACAGAAGAAGCGATCGCCTTAGGAATAGCGATGCAGCTCACCAATATTTTGCGGGATGTGGGGGAAGATCTGCAGCGAGATCGCATTTATTTGCCTCTCGATGATTTACATGCCTTCGATTACACAGAAGCAGATTTATTGGCTAGGGTAATTGATGATCGTTGGAAAGCGGTTATGAAATTTCAAATCAAACGAGCCAGAGAATACTATAAGCAAGCAGAAGCAGGTATCCGCTATCTAATTCCTGACTCCCGATTACCTGTCTGGGCTTCATTGATGCTCTATCAGGGTATCTTAAATGAGATTGAAGCCAATAATTATGACGTATTTAATAAGAGAGCTTATGTAGCTAAACATAAGAAAACTCTGTCTCTGCCAATTGCTTGGCTAAGAGCGCAAGTGTTGTAA